Proteins co-encoded in one Xiphophorus hellerii strain 12219 chromosome 10, Xiphophorus_hellerii-4.1, whole genome shotgun sequence genomic window:
- the glp2r gene encoding glucagon-like peptide 2 receptor produces MPNLLAAQHKRIKLLLSLLLLVISEQKATASLLESLISKRMEYWENCNSTLTSTPFPASGNYCKGSFDMFVCWPHSSPGNVSVPCPPFLPWITEDGNRRAYRECLENGSWRKMKNSSDPWRHDSECKEDQYFKDKEDELLRHSALRLISVIGYSLSLFSLTLATLLIGMLRKLHCTRNYIHMNLFVSFILRAAAVISKEIIFHLMYSNLPKNDPGWNSYSSSAMVLLCKFSKVCMEYFVACNYFWLLVEAIFLHTLLFTAVLTKRCLLKKYILLGWGTPVLFVTPWTVVKILYENTGCWSIMNRWFWWIIRGPITLSVLVIFFIFIKILMLLLSKLKADQVKFTDYRYSLARATLVLIPLLGIHEVVFTVLIDECMEGSSRYARNFINLTLSSFQGFLVAVLYCFANGEVQTELKKRWQLFLFTNHFKVRTCFRGANLKHLWKCTRRQHRKRSRQFDSYGEGPTSTARPHLLQVAVQAGSRPLGRGPLKGQGLEGYDSAGLDILTRKSLSSSDGEMTLGETMEEILEESQF; encoded by the exons ATGCCAAACCTGCTGGCAGCCCAGCACAAGAGGATCAAACTCCTGCTTTCTCTACTTCTACTGGTCATCAGCGAGCAG AAAGCGACAGCCTCGTTGCTCGAAAGCCTCATTTCGAAACGCATGGAGTACTGGGAAAACTGCAACAGCACCCTGACGTCTACTCCTTTTCCAGCAAGTG gcaACTACTGTAAAGGAAGTTTTGATATGTTTGTGTGCTGGCCCCATTCATCTCCGGGGAATGTGTCTGTCCCCTGTCCTCCCTTCTTACCGTGGATCACAGAGG ACGGCAACAGAAGGGCATATCGGGAATGCTTGGAGAACGGCAGCTGGAGAAAGATGAAGAACTCCTCAGATCCCTGGCGACATGATTCTGAATGTAAGGAGGACCAATACTTTAAAGACAAG GAGGATGAATTGCTGCGTCATTCCGCCCTCCGGCTCATCTCTGTTATTGGCTATTCCCTGTCGCTGTTCTCCCTCACTCTGGCCACTCTCCTCATAGGCATGCTGAG GAAGCTGCACTGCACCAGAAACTACATCCACATGAACCTGTTTGTGTCATTCATCCTGCGGGCGGCAGCCGTCATTTCGAAGGAAATCATCTTCCATCTCATGTACTCCAACCTGCCCAAGAACGACCCGGGGTGGAACTCCTACTCCAGCTCTGCG ATGGTGCTACTGTGCAAGTTCTCCAAAGTGTGCATGGAGTACTTTGTGGCGTGTAATTACTTCTGGCTCTTGGTGGAGGCCATTTTCCTTCACACGCTGCTCTTCACTGCGGTGCTGACCAAGAGGTGCCTGTTGAAGAAATACATTCTGCTAGGATGGG GGACTCCCGTTCTGTTCGTGACGCCGTGGACCGTGGTTAAGATTCTGTATGAGAACACGGG GTGCTGGTCAATCATGAACAGATGGTTCTGGTGGATAATAAGAGGCCCGATTACTCTATCAGTGCTG GTCATTTTCTTCATATTCATCAAAattctgatgctgctgttgtCGAAGCTGAAAGCCGATCAGGTGAAATTCACCGACTACAGATACAG TTTGGCCAGGGCAACGTTGGTGCTGATTCCCCTGCTGGGAATCCATGAAGTGGTCTTCACAGTGCTAATAGATGAATGTATGGAGGGCAGCAGCCGCTATGCCCGGAACTTCATTAACCTCACCCTCAGTTCCTTCCAG GGATTCTTGGTTGCTGTGCTGTACTGTTTTGCTAATGGAGAG GTCCAAACTGAGCTGAAAAAGCGCTGGCAACTGTTTTTGTTCACAAACCATTTCAAGGTCCGGACCTGTTTTCGAGGAGCAAATCTCAAGCACCTTTGGAAGTGTACTCGGCGGCAGCACAGGAAGCGCTCTCGGCAATTTGACTCCTATGGCGAAGGCCCCACTTCGACAGCTCGCCCACACCTCCTCCAGGTGGCTGTGCAAGCGGGAAGTAGGCCCCTTGGACGCGGGCCACTTAAAGGCCAGGGACTTGAGGGCTACGACTCAGCAGGGCTCGACATTCTTACCAGGAAGAGTCTTTCCAGTAGCGATGGTGAGATGACGCTGGGAGAGACGATGGAGGAGATTTTGGAAGAGAGTCAGTTCTGA